A single Desulfobaculum xiamenense DNA region contains:
- a CDS encoding aconitate hydratase, producing MPLNLTQKIIDAHRLSGDMVPGAEVGLRIDQTLTQDATGTMAHLQFEAMGLDRVQTELSVSYVDHNTLQMGFRNPDDHRYLRTVAARYGIVFSPAGTGICHQLHLENFAVPGKTLIGSDSHTPTAGGLGCLAMGAGGLSVALAMAGEPYFISMPRVVRVHLTGELRGWATAKDVILHLLGLLSVKGGVGRVMEYCGPGVATLSVPERATITNMGAELGATTSIFPSDERTREFLAAMGREGDWTPLSADADAVYDETVEIDLSSLEPLAAQPHMPDRVIPVRELAGLKVDQAAIGSCTNSSYADLKTVARMLDGRQVSRTTDLMISPGSKQVLTMLAAEGLVSPLISAGARLLECTCGPCIGMGGSPVSGGVSARTFNRNFEGRSGTQDAKVYLVSPQTAAMAALNGEFTDPATWGDAPEKPVLPERTPDIRHLFIFPPADGRGMDIQRGPNIVPLEQFPALAETIETGVRLKVGDDITTDHILPAGAQITALRSNIPAISEYIFSRVDAGFVSRIREAGHGVIVGGENYGQGSSREHAALGPRHLGVRAVIVKSLARIHRANLVNFGILPLIFADKDDYERIAEGDSIVIDTHLITPGGMFEVLVNGEESIKVTNDLTEKELAIIQAGGLLNSVRQSLGR from the coding sequence ATGCCCCTGAACCTGACCCAGAAGATCATCGACGCCCACAGACTGAGCGGGGACATGGTCCCCGGCGCGGAAGTGGGCCTGCGCATCGACCAGACGCTGACACAGGACGCCACGGGTACCATGGCCCATCTCCAGTTCGAGGCCATGGGACTCGACAGGGTGCAGACAGAGCTTTCCGTGAGCTATGTCGACCACAACACCTTGCAGATGGGTTTTCGCAATCCGGATGACCATCGCTATCTGCGCACCGTCGCGGCAAGGTATGGCATCGTGTTTTCCCCTGCGGGCACAGGCATCTGCCACCAGCTTCATCTCGAAAACTTCGCCGTTCCCGGCAAGACGCTCATCGGCTCGGACAGCCACACCCCCACCGCGGGCGGTCTGGGCTGTCTGGCCATGGGCGCGGGCGGCCTCTCCGTCGCGCTGGCCATGGCTGGCGAACCCTACTTCATCTCCATGCCCCGCGTTGTCCGTGTGCATCTCACCGGCGAACTGCGCGGCTGGGCCACCGCCAAGGACGTCATCCTCCACCTGCTCGGCCTTTTGAGCGTGAAGGGCGGCGTGGGACGCGTGATGGAATACTGCGGTCCCGGCGTGGCTACACTCTCGGTTCCTGAGCGCGCAACGATCACCAATATGGGCGCGGAGCTTGGCGCGACCACGTCCATCTTCCCCAGCGACGAGCGCACCCGCGAATTCCTCGCCGCCATGGGACGCGAGGGCGACTGGACGCCGCTTTCCGCCGATGCCGACGCCGTCTACGACGAGACCGTCGAGATCGACCTGTCGAGCCTCGAACCGCTGGCCGCCCAGCCGCACATGCCCGACCGGGTGATTCCCGTGCGCGAGCTGGCCGGGTTGAAGGTCGATCAGGCCGCCATCGGCTCCTGCACCAACTCGTCCTATGCCGACCTCAAGACCGTTGCGCGGATGCTCGATGGCCGTCAGGTGAGCCGCACCACCGACCTCATGATTTCTCCCGGCTCCAAGCAGGTTCTGACCATGCTTGCCGCCGAGGGCCTCGTCTCCCCGCTCATTTCCGCAGGCGCGCGTCTTCTCGAATGCACCTGCGGTCCGTGCATCGGCATGGGCGGTTCGCCCGTGAGCGGCGGCGTGTCTGCCCGCACCTTCAATCGCAATTTCGAAGGCCGCAGCGGCACGCAGGATGCCAAGGTCTACCTCGTCAGCCCGCAGACCGCGGCCATGGCCGCACTGAACGGCGAGTTCACCGATCCCGCCACGTGGGGCGATGCTCCCGAAAAGCCCGTGCTGCCCGAGAGGACGCCGGACATTCGCCATCTGTTCATCTTCCCGCCCGCAGATGGGCGCGGCATGGACATCCAGCGCGGACCGAATATCGTGCCGCTGGAGCAGTTTCCCGCATTGGCCGAGACCATCGAGACCGGCGTGCGGCTCAAGGTCGGCGACGACATCACCACGGACCACATCCTGCCCGCCGGTGCCCAGATCACCGCGCTGCGCTCCAACATCCCCGCCATCAGCGAGTATATTTTCTCGCGAGTGGACGCGGGATTCGTTTCGCGCATCCGCGAGGCCGGGCACGGCGTCATCGTCGGCGGCGAGAACTACGGTCAGGGCTCCAGCCGCGAGCATGCGGCCCTTGGCCCGCGCCACCTCGGCGTGCGCGCGGTCATCGTGAAGTCCCTTGCCCGCATCCATCGCGCCAACCTCGTCAATTTCGGCATTCTGCCGCTGATTTTCGCCGACAAGGACGACTATGAGCGCATCGCCGAAGGTGACTCCATTGTCATCGACACGCACCTCATCACCCCCGGCGGTATGTTCGAAGTGCTTGTCAACGGCGAGGAAAGCATTAAAGTTACAAATGATTTGACGGAAAAAGAGCTGGCTATTATTCAGGCAGGCGGCCTGTTGAACTCCGTTCGCCAGTCCCTTGGACGCTAA
- a CDS encoding chorismate mutase, which yields MNEKKYDKKFSRRDGESREARPAARDQWSITEELVDIDRQLTRILARRTTLLAKAAGSRKRKGKSLVDPSQEKSMRAVWEELVKRQGFDATTVRKLFNLSNGLAYGYAQADEQGEKAFIMRPRRETLSLDMPGPRALVETRMWAALAAAAGVECTLEPVVLNDPIVELVKALNQAGASISREKGVVRCTGAVPDFSGKTVFAGSDELNFYMMLAMAMPEPGISMFSGGTPLKVMDLRPVIHVLSGLGIRLTTLEPQSNGVPVRMESGGMTTNRFRVPEGFPAEAAAAMALFGPTFPDGIEFTWGSDWNDGGLLGRVAAVLKECGIPCTLTEDSFSVARARYAMPKAPRLALDPMLCTTLLAAPHFGSGKVRLAGVWPADNAVAMAAVELLKALGMRVEVGKDAIVSELGERPEQLDLDVTVCPRFAPLALAAGFASRSGARVAVGEGFDSAAAMELGERLGRFVRVSPDKLVVAAAPRGSMWEEGASWVSPAPEWSLGLALASYAAPGIVLANPGDLAALWPEFWQLFVNGFTPKIEKKEPDDDGDKKGRRVRIG from the coding sequence ATGAACGAAAAAAAGTACGACAAGAAATTCTCCAGACGTGACGGCGAAAGCCGCGAGGCTCGCCCCGCCGCGCGGGACCAGTGGTCTATTACAGAGGAACTGGTGGACATCGACCGCCAGCTGACGCGCATTCTGGCCCGGCGCACGACGCTTTTGGCCAAGGCGGCAGGGTCGCGCAAGCGCAAGGGCAAGTCCCTTGTGGACCCCAGTCAGGAAAAATCCATGCGCGCGGTGTGGGAGGAACTGGTCAAGCGCCAGGGCTTCGACGCCACGACCGTCCGCAAGCTCTTCAACCTTTCCAACGGGCTCGCCTACGGTTACGCGCAGGCGGACGAGCAAGGCGAGAAGGCGTTTATCATGCGCCCCCGCCGCGAGACGCTCTCCCTCGACATGCCCGGTCCGCGCGCCCTTGTGGAAACCCGCATGTGGGCTGCGCTCGCCGCGGCCGCTGGCGTCGAGTGTACGCTTGAGCCGGTCGTGCTCAACGATCCCATCGTCGAACTGGTCAAGGCGCTCAATCAGGCTGGCGCGTCCATCTCTCGCGAGAAGGGCGTGGTCCGCTGCACTGGTGCCGTTCCGGACTTTTCCGGAAAGACCGTGTTCGCTGGCAGCGATGAGCTGAATTTTTACATGATGCTGGCCATGGCCATGCCCGAGCCGGGCATCTCCATGTTCTCGGGCGGTACGCCGCTCAAGGTCATGGATCTGCGCCCGGTCATTCACGTCCTGTCCGGACTGGGCATTCGCCTGACCACGCTTGAGCCGCAGTCCAACGGTGTGCCCGTACGCATGGAGAGCGGTGGCATGACCACCAATCGCTTCCGCGTGCCCGAAGGGTTCCCCGCCGAGGCGGCCGCAGCCATGGCCCTCTTCGGTCCCACCTTCCCCGATGGCATTGAGTTCACCTGGGGTTCCGACTGGAACGATGGCGGGTTGCTTGGTCGTGTGGCGGCTGTGCTCAAGGAGTGTGGCATTCCCTGCACGCTGACTGAGGACTCGTTCTCCGTTGCCCGCGCCCGCTACGCAATGCCCAAGGCACCCCGGCTGGCCCTTGATCCCATGCTCTGCACGACGCTTCTCGCCGCCCCGCATTTTGGCAGCGGCAAGGTGCGCCTTGCGGGCGTCTGGCCCGCCGACAACGCTGTGGCCATGGCCGCCGTTGAGCTTCTCAAGGCTCTTGGCATGCGTGTCGAGGTCGGCAAGGATGCCATCGTCAGCGAGCTTGGCGAGCGTCCCGAACAGCTTGATCTCGACGTGACTGTCTGCCCGCGCTTCGCGCCCCTGGCGCTTGCCGCCGGTTTCGCGTCCCGCTCCGGCGCACGCGTGGCCGTGGGCGAGGGCTTCGACTCCGCCGCTGCCATGGAGCTTGGCGAACGTCTTGGCCGCTTTGTGCGTGTCAGCCCCGACAAGCTCGTCGTGGCGGCCGCTCCTCGCGGCAGCATGTGGGAAGAGGGTGCGTCGTGGGTCAGCCCCGCTCCGGAGTGGAGCCTCGGGCTTGCTCTCGCGTCGTATGCCGCCCCCGGCATCGTGCTGGCCAACCCCGGCGATCTCGCCGCGCTGTGGCCGGAGTTCTGGCAGCTTTTCGTCAATGGTTTCACACCGAAAATCGAGAAGAAGGAACCCGATGACGATGGAGACAAGAAAGGACGACGTGTCCGTATCGGATGA
- a CDS encoding DUF169 domain-containing protein, which translates to MAVLSHDYKSIQHTLMDELRLMHYPIAVKFIFDEAELKDFQENAPEYYSAVKPMTFCQWELAARMKGQTVLAGKEQLGCSNACFAFGWKPMDEGEIKSHAKYCVDKDQAERFISTKARLSENELLAVVVSPLGDTFFDPDTVHFYCDNMQAYHLAVDYAAAMDVHPLKTNITINSSACGGNVYSFTQKKFNMLPACSGSYNAGKTERGEINVIIPGEHIAPTVNRLLDRKAQHGSGSITRPGDHFPGADICKNCPLIIFKKEK; encoded by the coding sequence ATGGCCGTACTCAGCCACGACTACAAGTCCATTCAGCACACCCTCATGGATGAACTCCGCCTGATGCACTACCCCATCGCCGTGAAGTTCATCTTCGACGAAGCCGAACTCAAGGATTTCCAGGAGAACGCTCCGGAGTACTACTCCGCCGTGAAGCCCATGACCTTCTGCCAGTGGGAGCTTGCCGCACGCATGAAGGGCCAGACCGTGCTGGCCGGCAAGGAACAGCTCGGCTGCTCCAACGCCTGCTTCGCCTTCGGCTGGAAGCCCATGGACGAAGGCGAGATCAAGAGCCACGCCAAGTACTGTGTAGACAAGGATCAGGCCGAGCGCTTCATCTCCACCAAGGCTCGCCTGTCCGAAAACGAGCTGCTGGCCGTTGTCGTTTCCCCGCTGGGCGATACCTTCTTCGACCCCGACACCGTCCATTTCTACTGTGACAACATGCAGGCCTACCACCTGGCCGTGGACTACGCCGCCGCCATGGACGTCCATCCGCTCAAGACCAACATCACCATCAATTCCTCGGCCTGCGGCGGCAACGTCTACTCCTTCACCCAGAAGAAGTTCAACATGCTCCCCGCATGCAGCGGCAGCTACAACGCCGGAAAGACCGAGCGCGGCGAGATCAACGTCATCATCCCCGGCGAGCACATCGCGCCCACCGTCAACCGCCTGCTCGACCGCAAGGCCCAGCACGGTTCCGGCTCCATCACCCGCCCCGGCGACCACTTCCCCGGCGCGGACATCTGCAAGAACTGCCCGCTCATCATCTTCAAGAAAGAAAAATAG
- a CDS encoding SurA N-terminal domain-containing protein, which translates to MLDGMRQHASSWIVKILFGIIIVVFVFAFGSGTLSNRANGGAVLAYVNESPILIKDFEMAYQRAVEALRRQNPGISSDDLASAGFKNQVLNRMINDSLLTAEADRLGVTVSKDEIRARILEIEAFRNKDNAFDTLVYQAVLRGSHLQPAEFEADMAEQIRSEKLRKHLNLSVTVTEEEAYDMFRFAAEQARIEYLLFGWKDFADQVTPADADIENFYKTNEANFRRPATADFATLTFTPRALAARQDVTAEEMKVYYDANMSQFEQPEMVSARHILIKVAPGASAAEVETARKKLLDIQGRLSKGESFAQLAEKYSEGPSSVRGGDLGWFPRGAMVEPFEKAAFALEAGHVSAPVRTDFGWHLIRVDEKRAAGVKTFDEAREEIRSLIAEEKASERISDVLDQALEQILAGDKIDKIAADAGLTAVQTGPMTKDMLASRLGVSEEDADRLFSTSLGTGTDTPVSVDQGYMIAFKVAETEATIAPLDEVREQIVEALKRQGATALAQGKADAVLAELRDADKAKAAMAEYGKSMEKSAEFGRQGFIPGLGMNPGLVEAAFLTEVSNWLPQSYTVGEGVVIARMVERVMPSDKLWNTQKDYVLDALTRTKENEMFQAFLKSLRDKAEIRVADSRVLE; encoded by the coding sequence ATGCTCGACGGAATGCGACAGCATGCCAGTTCCTGGATCGTGAAGATCCTGTTCGGCATCATCATTGTTGTCTTCGTCTTCGCCTTTGGCTCGGGTACCCTGAGCAACCGCGCGAATGGCGGTGCCGTTCTCGCCTACGTGAACGAGTCCCCCATCCTCATCAAGGACTTCGAGATGGCCTATCAGAGGGCCGTCGAGGCCCTGCGCCGTCAGAATCCCGGCATCTCCAGCGATGACCTTGCCAGCGCCGGATTCAAGAATCAGGTGCTTAACCGCATGATCAACGACTCGCTCCTCACTGCCGAGGCCGACAGGCTCGGCGTCACTGTGAGCAAGGACGAGATCCGTGCCCGCATCCTTGAAATCGAGGCCTTCCGCAACAAGGACAACGCCTTCGATACCCTGGTCTATCAGGCCGTTCTGCGCGGTAGCCACCTGCAGCCCGCCGAGTTTGAGGCTGACATGGCCGAGCAGATCCGTAGCGAGAAGCTGCGCAAGCACCTGAACCTCTCGGTCACCGTCACCGAAGAGGAAGCCTACGACATGTTCCGCTTCGCCGCCGAGCAGGCCCGCATTGAGTACTTGCTCTTCGGCTGGAAGGACTTCGCCGATCAGGTGACCCCGGCCGACGCCGACATCGAGAACTTCTACAAGACCAACGAGGCGAACTTCCGCCGTCCCGCTACTGCGGACTTCGCCACCCTCACCTTCACCCCCCGCGCCCTTGCCGCCCGTCAGGACGTCACCGCCGAGGAGATGAAGGTCTACTACGACGCCAACATGTCGCAGTTCGAGCAGCCCGAGATGGTTTCCGCTCGCCACATCCTCATCAAGGTGGCCCCCGGCGCTTCCGCTGCCGAGGTTGAAACCGCCCGCAAGAAGCTTCTCGACATTCAGGGCCGTTTGTCCAAGGGCGAATCCTTCGCCCAGCTTGCCGAAAAGTATTCCGAGGGCCCCAGCTCCGTGCGCGGTGGCGACCTCGGCTGGTTCCCCCGTGGCGCCATGGTCGAGCCTTTCGAGAAGGCCGCCTTCGCCCTTGAGGCTGGTCACGTTTCCGCCCCCGTGCGTACCGACTTCGGTTGGCATCTCATCCGCGTGGACGAGAAGCGCGCCGCTGGCGTCAAGACCTTCGACGAGGCCCGTGAGGAGATTCGTTCCCTCATCGCCGAGGAGAAGGCTTCCGAGCGCATTTCCGACGTTCTCGATCAGGCCCTCGAACAGATTCTCGCCGGTGACAAGATCGACAAGATCGCTGCCGATGCTGGTCTGACCGCTGTCCAGACCGGTCCCATGACCAAGGATATGCTCGCTTCCCGCCTCGGCGTGAGCGAAGAGGACGCCGACAGGCTCTTCTCCACCTCCCTTGGCACCGGAACCGACACTCCCGTCAGCGTCGATCAGGGCTACATGATCGCCTTCAAGGTCGCTGAGACCGAGGCGACCATCGCTCCTCTCGACGAGGTGCGCGAGCAGATCGTCGAGGCTCTCAAGCGTCAGGGCGCTACCGCCCTCGCGCAGGGCAAGGCCGATGCCGTGCTCGCCGAGCTTCGCGATGCCGACAAGGCCAAGGCCGCCATGGCCGAATACGGCAAGTCCATGGAGAAGAGCGCCGAGTTCGGCCGTCAGGGCTTCATCCCCGGACTGGGCATGAATCCCGGACTGGTCGAGGCCGCTTTCCTGACCGAAGTCAGCAACTGGCTGCCCCAGTCCTACACCGTCGGCGAAGGCGTCGTCATCGCCCGTATGGTCGAGCGCGTCATGCCTTCCGACAAGCTCTGGAATACCCAGAAGGACTACGTCCTCGACGCCCTTACCCGGACCAAGGAAAACGAAATGTTCCAGGCTTTCCTGAAGTCCCTGCGCGACAAGGCCGAGATTCGCGTCGCTGATAGCCGCGTTCTCGAATAG